One Cynocephalus volans isolate mCynVol1 chromosome 7, mCynVol1.pri, whole genome shotgun sequence genomic region harbors:
- the HABP2 gene encoding hyaluronan-binding protein 2: MFARMSDLHVLLLMALVGKTAFGFSLMSFLEDLDPDWTPDNYEHSYEHYNQDENASNTVAYPENPDWYYAEDDPCQSNPCKHGGDCLISGDTFTCSCPAPFFGNRCQKGENMCKNNPCGRGECLITQSPPYYRCACKYPYTGPDCSRALPVCRPNPCQNGGTCSRRKGRSKFTCTCPDQFRGRFCEIGSDDCYFGDGLSYRGKVSRTINQHPCLSWNSHLLLQENYNMFMEDAEAHGIGEHNFCRNPDGDKKPWCFIKLNNEKVKWEYCDVSACSADVANQEESTAEPLTTIPGFDSCGKTELAERNVKRIYGGFKSTAGKHPWQASLQTLLPLTVSMPQGHFCGGALIHPCWVLTAAHCTDIKAKHLKVVLGDQDLKKPEFHEQSFRVEKILKHSHYNERDDIPHNDIALLKLKPVDGHCALESKYVKTVCLPDGPFHSGTECHISGWGVTETGEGSRQLLDAKVKLIANTLCNSRQLYDHMIDDSMICAGNLQKPGQDTCQGDSGGPLTCEKDGSYYIYGIVSWGLECGKKPGVYTQVTKFLDWIKATIRREDGF, translated from the exons ttctccCTGATGTCTTTCCTTGAAGACCTGGACCCTG ATTGGACTCCCGACAACTATGAGCACAGCTATGAGCATTACAACCAGGACGAGAACGCCAGTAATACTGTTGCCTACCCTGAGAATCCTGACTGGTACTATGCAGAGGATG ATCCGTGCCAGTCCAACCCCTGTAAACATGGCGGGGACTGCCTCATCAGCGGGGACACCTTCACGTGCAGCTGCCCGGCCCCTTTCTTTGGGAACAGGTGTCAGAAAGGTGA AAATATG TGTAAGAACAACCCATGTGGCCGGGGTGAATGTCTCATTACGCAGAGTCCTCCCTACTACCGTTGTGCCTGTAAATACCCCTACACAGGTCCAGACTGCTCCAGAG CACTTCCTGTGTGCCGGCCAAACCCCTGCCAAAATGGTGGCACCTGCTCCCGGCGTAAGGGGAGATCTAAGTTTACCTGCACCTGTCCCGACCAGTTCAGGGGAAGATTCTGTGAAATAG GTTCTGATGACTGCTATTTTGGTGATGGCCTCTCTTACCGAGGCAAAGTGAGCAGGACCATCAACCAGCACCCATGCCTTTCCTGGAACTCCCACCTCCTCTTGCAGGAGAATTACAACATGTTTATGGAAGATGCTGAGGCCCATGGGATTGGGGAGCACAACTTCTGCAG aaacccAGATGGAGACAAAAAGCCCTGGTGCTTCATTAAACTTAACAATGAGAAGGTGAAATGGGAGTACTGTGATGTCTCAGCCTGCTCAGCCG ACGTTGCCAACCAAGAGGAAAGCACAGCAGAACCCCTGACCACGATTCCGGGCTTTGACTCCTGCGGGAAGACTGAGCTTGCAGAGAGGAATGTCAAGAGGATCTACGGAGGCTTTAAGAGCACAGCGGGCAAGCACCCATGGCAGGCGTCCTTGCAGACCTTGCTGCCGCTGACCGTGTCCATGCCCCAGGGCCACTTCTGTGGAGGGGCCCTGATCCACCCCTGCTGGGTGCTCACTGCTGCCCACTGCACTGA CATAAAAGCCAAACACCTAAAAGTGGTGCTAGGGGACCAGGATCTGAAGAAGCCAGAATTCCACGAGCAGAGTTTCAGGGTGGAGAAGATACTCAAGCACAGCCACTACAATGAGAGAGATGACATTCCCCACAATGATATTG CTTTGCTCAAATTAAAGCCTGTGGATGGTCACTGTGCTCTGGAATCGAAATACGTGAAGACTGTGTGTTTGCCTGATGGCCCCTTTCACTCTGGGACTGAGTGCCACATCTCCGGCTGGGGTGTTACAGAAACAG GAGAAGGGTCCCGCCAGCTCCTGGATGCCAAAGTCAAGTTGATTGCCAACACTCTGTGCAACTCTCGCCAACTCTATGACCACATGATTGACGACAGCATGATTTGTGCAGGAAACCTTCAGAAACCTGGGCAGGACACCTGTCAG GGTGACTCGGGGGGCCCTCTGACCTGTGAGAAGGATGGCTCCTACTACATCTACGGGATAGTGAGCTGGGGCCTGGAATGTGGGAAGAAGCCAGGTGTCTACACCCAAGTTACCAAGTTCCTGGACTGGATCAAAGCCACCATCCGCAGGGAGGATGGCTTCTAA